The proteins below are encoded in one region of Arenibacter algicola:
- a CDS encoding IS110 family RNA-guided transposase, whose product MKIKDVIGIDASKLTLDCCLHKSGAQEVFENTPEAIVFLVDWSIKISGLAKNELLFVFEHTGLYTHQLVRYLSEQGYYFLLVPGLEIKRSLGIARGKDDRADAKRIALYGYRIREEARPYQMPKESLISLKRLMSMRRKLVSQRAGHIATLGEQIRVLNNDLGPILLQVQRDIIGVLDVQITKIEKELDRLIEQDPELQIIYRLLVSIKGIGAVTARFMIVHTVGFTAFKSWRKFASYCGIAPFPNRSGTSIRGRTKVSQLANKEGKTLLNLCAGSAIQCNPEMKAYYTRRIDAGKNKMSTLNIIRNKLLARAFAVVVRGTPYVNTMGYIS is encoded by the coding sequence ATGAAAATAAAAGATGTAATCGGTATCGATGCCAGTAAATTGACACTGGATTGTTGCCTTCACAAAAGTGGGGCCCAAGAGGTTTTTGAAAATACTCCCGAAGCTATCGTGTTTTTGGTGGATTGGTCTATAAAAATTAGTGGCCTGGCCAAAAATGAGCTTTTGTTCGTTTTTGAGCACACGGGCCTTTACACCCATCAACTTGTCCGTTATCTGAGCGAACAGGGCTATTACTTTCTCTTGGTCCCTGGGCTGGAGATCAAACGGTCCCTGGGCATTGCCAGGGGGAAGGATGATAGAGCGGATGCAAAACGTATCGCCCTTTACGGATATCGCATCCGGGAAGAGGCAAGGCCCTATCAAATGCCAAAGGAATCTTTGATAAGCCTGAAACGGTTGATGTCCATGCGCAGAAAACTGGTTTCACAGCGCGCAGGGCATATTGCCACTCTAGGGGAACAAATAAGAGTGCTGAACAATGATCTGGGGCCCATATTGCTACAGGTACAGCGCGATATTATCGGGGTACTGGATGTGCAGATAACCAAAATAGAAAAAGAACTCGATAGGCTTATCGAGCAGGATCCAGAACTGCAGATTATATATCGGTTATTGGTCAGTATCAAGGGCATCGGAGCGGTAACGGCCCGGTTCATGATCGTTCATACCGTTGGCTTCACAGCTTTTAAATCGTGGAGGAAATTCGCCTCCTATTGTGGCATTGCCCCTTTTCCCAACAGATCGGGGACCAGTATAAGGGGAAGGACCAAGGTAAGCCAACTGGCCAATAAGGAAGGCAAGACATTGCTGAATCTTTGCGCCGGCTCCGCCATTCAATGTAATCCAGAGATGAAGGCCTATTATACCCGAAGAATAGATGCGGGAAAAAATAAAATGAGTACCCTGAATATAATAAGAAACAAATTATTGGCCAGGGCATTTGCAGTAGTGGTAAGAGGGACACCGTATGTCAACACCATGGGGTATATATCCTGA
- a CDS encoding endonuclease domain-containing protein, protein MKRVCLHNRKELIESRKDLRRKLTPSEAFLWKHLRAKQLDGKKFVKQHSIGKYIVDFYLASDKLIIELDGEVHQNPVAMEYDEQRTAYLTGLGFSVIRFENKMVFDNLQSVLMEIRANYKEK, encoded by the coding sequence ATGAAAAGGGTTTGTCTCCATAACAGGAAAGAGCTAATTGAATCGAGAAAGGATTTAAGAAGGAAGCTGACGCCTTCAGAAGCCTTTCTTTGGAAGCATCTCAGGGCAAAACAACTCGATGGTAAAAAATTTGTAAAGCAGCATAGTATTGGAAAGTATATTGTGGATTTTTATTTGGCATCTGATAAATTAATCATTGAGCTTGACGGTGAAGTGCATCAAAATCCTGTGGCTATGGAATATGATGAACAGCGCACTGCATACTTAACCGGATTAGGGTTTTCAGTCATTAGATTTGAGAATAAAATGGTGTTTGATAATCTTCAATCCGTTTTGATGGAAATAAGAGCCAATTATAAAGAAAAGTGA
- a CDS encoding IS110 family RNA-guided transposase, translating to MKKIRTHAAGIDIGAKKVYVSIEDLPVKSFDTFTQDLEALGVYLVAHGIETVAMEATGVYWVILYDILVSQGLDVWLVDGAGTKQVPGRKTDVKDCQWIQQLHSYGLLNKCFVPDIRVQELRAYQRLREDHIRSGAMHIGHMQKALILMNIRLKEVISQIHGTSGMRIVRAILSGERNAEKLALLCDQRILKTKKEWVIRSLKGHYSEAALFELGQAVACYDFYGEQIAMCDIKLEEVLKKMDLDGTPKPRSKGTRKAIRHNRPDIENMGGHLLGIFEGKDATVLPGITDYNWMQLLSEVGTDLGKWKSEKHFTSWLGLAPKQHNSGKMKRNYKPKGAPRAGLIFKQAAVGLLNSKHIALGAFGRKIRAKKGGLVAIKAVARKLAELYWKLFVKGLEYVENGIQKYQEKMLLNKQRAVTRMAQELGLGITPLKIQSAD from the coding sequence ATGAAAAAGATCAGAACCCATGCTGCAGGTATCGACATTGGGGCAAAAAAAGTGTATGTGAGTATCGAGGACCTGCCTGTAAAAAGCTTCGATACCTTTACCCAGGACCTGGAGGCTCTGGGCGTTTATCTGGTGGCCCATGGCATAGAAACTGTGGCCATGGAGGCTACGGGCGTCTATTGGGTCATTTTGTACGATATACTGGTGTCCCAAGGTCTGGATGTTTGGCTGGTCGATGGAGCGGGCACCAAACAGGTTCCCGGCAGAAAGACCGACGTAAAGGATTGCCAATGGATACAGCAATTACATAGTTATGGGCTGCTGAACAAATGTTTCGTGCCCGATATCCGGGTACAGGAACTGCGCGCCTATCAACGCCTTCGCGAGGACCACATCCGTAGTGGTGCGATGCACATCGGCCATATGCAAAAGGCATTGATACTGATGAATATCCGGCTGAAGGAAGTAATAAGCCAGATCCACGGGACAAGTGGGATGCGGATTGTCCGCGCTATCCTATCAGGCGAAAGGAATGCCGAAAAACTGGCATTGCTATGTGATCAAAGGATACTTAAAACAAAAAAGGAATGGGTGATAAGATCATTAAAGGGGCATTATTCGGAAGCCGCATTGTTCGAACTGGGCCAAGCCGTGGCCTGTTATGATTTCTATGGGGAACAAATTGCCATGTGCGACATAAAGCTGGAAGAGGTGTTGAAGAAGATGGACCTGGACGGTACACCAAAGCCAAGGTCCAAGGGAACAAGAAAAGCAATCCGTCACAATAGACCGGATATAGAGAATATGGGAGGACACTTGTTGGGGATCTTTGAGGGAAAGGATGCTACCGTCCTGCCCGGAATTACGGATTATAACTGGATGCAACTGCTGTCGGAGGTGGGCACCGATCTTGGGAAATGGAAATCGGAAAAACATTTCACCTCTTGGTTGGGACTTGCCCCAAAACAACACAATTCGGGAAAAATGAAACGCAATTACAAACCCAAGGGAGCCCCAAGGGCAGGTCTGATCTTCAAACAGGCAGCAGTAGGCCTGCTCAACAGCAAGCACATTGCATTGGGCGCTTTCGGCAGAAAGATACGGGCCAAAAAGGGAGGATTGGTGGCCATAAAGGCAGTGGCCAGGAAATTGGCCGAACTGTACTGGAAATTGTTTGTAAAGGGACTGGAGTATGTGGAGAACGGTATCCAAAAATACCAAGAGAAAATGCTCTTGAACAAACAAAGGGCGGTAACAAGAATGGCACAAGAACTAGGGTTGGGGATAACTCCATTGAAAATACAAAGTGCTGATTAA
- a CDS encoding xylulokinase yields the protein MYYLGLDIGSSSIKVALVEVATGKSVGVVQEPETEMEMLALKNGWAEQDPKEWWGYICQGIKKIKQKFAVDQDQIKGVGIAYQMHGLVLVDKQGEPVRKSIIWCDSRAVEIGRKAYGDIGEDNCKAHLLNSPANFTASKLKWVKENEPELYKMADKLMLPGDYIAFRFSNVINTTISGLSEGILWDFKEDAVADLLLEHYGIPKSFIPDIVDTFGLQSKVDAIGAQESGLAVGTPILYRAGDQPNNALALNVFNPGEVAATGGTSGVVYAVTDSLSGKESTRVNNFAHVNYSKQNPRVGKLLNINGAGIQYRWLLNNLDVDSYEEMNSLASEIPVGSDGVCLIPFGNGAERMLNNKDIGTRLVNINLNNHTKAHVCRAALEGIAFSFVYGMEILKSDGISIEVMRAGNDNLFRSEIFSDTISTLVSQDIEIYNTTGAIGAARAAGINEGGFEKFGTYITNNDHVKTFKPLGDKSTYQRAYENWKKELELIIK from the coding sequence ATGTATTATTTGGGATTGGATATTGGCAGCTCTTCAATTAAAGTGGCTTTAGTAGAGGTGGCTACTGGAAAAAGTGTTGGGGTGGTACAGGAACCGGAAACGGAAATGGAAATGCTGGCCTTGAAAAATGGTTGGGCAGAACAAGACCCGAAGGAATGGTGGGGATATATTTGTCAGGGCATAAAAAAAATAAAGCAGAAGTTTGCTGTTGATCAAGATCAAATCAAGGGGGTAGGAATTGCCTACCAGATGCATGGTTTGGTATTGGTGGACAAGCAGGGAGAGCCGGTAAGGAAATCCATAATTTGGTGCGATAGTCGTGCCGTGGAAATAGGACGGAAGGCTTATGGCGATATCGGGGAGGACAACTGTAAGGCTCATTTATTGAATTCCCCTGCAAACTTTACCGCTTCTAAATTAAAATGGGTAAAGGAAAACGAACCAGAACTATATAAGATGGCAGACAAACTAATGCTGCCGGGAGATTATATAGCTTTTCGTTTTTCCAATGTTATCAATACCACTATTTCCGGATTATCGGAGGGTATCCTTTGGGATTTCAAAGAAGATGCGGTAGCAGATCTGCTTTTGGAGCATTATGGTATTCCCAAGTCCTTTATCCCGGATATTGTGGATACTTTTGGGCTTCAATCCAAAGTGGATGCCATAGGGGCCCAAGAAAGTGGTTTGGCAGTAGGCACACCTATACTATACAGGGCAGGGGATCAACCCAATAATGCCTTGGCCCTTAATGTGTTCAATCCAGGTGAAGTTGCGGCCACGGGAGGTACCTCCGGAGTGGTCTATGCGGTTACCGATAGTCTATCGGGAAAGGAAAGCACCAGGGTGAATAATTTTGCCCACGTCAACTACAGCAAGCAGAATCCAAGAGTAGGGAAATTACTGAATATCAATGGTGCTGGAATTCAGTACCGCTGGCTTTTGAACAATCTGGATGTGGATTCTTACGAGGAAATGAACTCCTTGGCTTCAGAAATTCCAGTGGGTTCGGACGGCGTATGTCTCATTCCGTTTGGAAACGGAGCAGAGCGTATGCTCAACAATAAGGATATTGGAACCAGACTGGTCAACATCAACCTTAATAATCACACCAAGGCACATGTTTGTAGGGCGGCTTTGGAAGGTATAGCCTTTTCCTTTGTATATGGTATGGAAATCCTGAAATCGGACGGCATTTCCATTGAGGTAATGCGTGCCGGGAATGATAATTTGTTTAGGTCGGAGATTTTTTCCGATACTATATCCACCCTAGTGTCTCAGGACATTGAAATTTATAATACCACTGGGGCCATTGGTGCGGCTAGGGCAGCTGGAATCAATGAAGGAGGTTTTGAAAAATTTGGAACCTATATAACCAATAACGACCATGTAAAGACTTTTAAGCCTTTGGGGGACAAAAGTACTTATCAAAGAGCCTATGAAAATTGGAAAAAAGAATTGGAACTAATCATTAAATAA
- the xylA gene encoding xylose isomerase, translated as MAIIGNKEYFKGIGDIKFEGKESDNPLAFKYYNPDQVVAGKTMREHFKFAIAYWHTFCGQGADPFGPGTQNFEWDQSADPIQAAKDKADAAFEFISKMGFDYFCFHDFDLIQEGATFAESEKRLSIITDYLKEKKADSGIKLLWGTANCFSNPRYMNGAATNPDFNVVARAGGQIKLALDATIALGGENYVFWGGREGYMSLLNTDMGRELDHMAQFLGMARDYARAQGFKGTFFIEPKPMEPSKHQYDFDTATAIGFLREYGLEKDFKINIEVNHATLAQHTFQHELAVAAKAGMLGSIDANRGDYQNGWDTDQFPNNIQETTEAMLVFLKAGGLQGGGVNFDAKIRRNSTDLDDVFHAHIGGADTFARALLTADRIISSSAYEKMLAERYSSFDSGKGKDFENGKLNLEALYKIAQENGELKLQSGKQELFENIINQYI; from the coding sequence ATGGCAATAATTGGAAACAAGGAATACTTTAAAGGAATAGGGGATATTAAATTTGAGGGCAAGGAATCTGATAATCCTTTGGCATTCAAATATTACAATCCGGACCAAGTGGTTGCGGGGAAAACCATGCGCGAGCATTTTAAGTTTGCCATAGCATATTGGCATACCTTCTGTGGGCAGGGAGCAGATCCGTTTGGTCCAGGTACCCAAAATTTTGAATGGGACCAGTCTGCCGACCCGATACAGGCGGCCAAGGACAAGGCAGATGCGGCTTTTGAGTTTATTAGTAAAATGGGCTTTGATTATTTTTGTTTCCATGATTTCGATCTTATTCAGGAAGGAGCCACTTTTGCGGAATCTGAGAAACGTTTGTCAATAATTACCGATTATTTGAAGGAAAAAAAGGCCGACTCTGGAATCAAATTATTATGGGGAACTGCCAATTGTTTCTCCAATCCACGTTATATGAACGGGGCTGCTACCAACCCTGATTTTAATGTAGTGGCAAGGGCAGGGGGCCAAATAAAATTGGCCTTGGATGCTACTATTGCCCTTGGTGGGGAGAATTATGTTTTCTGGGGAGGAAGGGAAGGTTATATGTCCCTTTTAAATACCGATATGGGACGTGAATTGGATCATATGGCACAATTCTTAGGGATGGCCAGGGATTATGCCAGGGCCCAAGGCTTTAAGGGAACCTTTTTTATAGAGCCCAAGCCAATGGAACCTTCCAAGCATCAATACGATTTTGATACGGCAACTGCTATAGGATTCCTTCGTGAATACGGCTTGGAGAAAGATTTTAAAATAAACATAGAGGTGAATCACGCCACCTTGGCCCAGCATACTTTTCAGCACGAATTGGCAGTGGCGGCCAAAGCGGGAATGTTGGGTAGTATAGATGCCAATAGGGGGGATTACCAAAATGGATGGGATACCGATCAGTTCCCCAACAATATTCAAGAAACTACCGAGGCTATGTTGGTATTCCTTAAAGCAGGCGGACTACAAGGCGGTGGAGTAAACTTTGATGCCAAAATAAGAAGGAATTCTACTGATTTGGATGATGTTTTCCATGCCCATATAGGAGGAGCAGATACTTTTGCCCGTGCTTTGCTTACTGCGGATAGGATTATTTCTTCCTCGGCCTATGAGAAGATGCTTGCGGAAAGATATAGTTCTTTCGATTCAGGAAAAGGAAAAGACTTTGAGAATGGTAAGCTTAATCTGGAAGCCCTTTACAAAATAGCCCAGGAAAATGGGGAATTGAAGTTGCAAAGCGGGAAACAGGAGTTGTTCGAGAACATCATAAACCAATATATTTAG
- the proB gene encoding glutamate 5-kinase, protein MYKQRVVIKVGTNVMTNKDNRIVKPVLDHLVQQIAELYERNIMSVLVSSGSVIAGMEVMGESQITDKATRRQVYSAIGQPRMMRHYYNIFQDYGMKCAQVLATKRDFNPGSHRDNMINCYEGLLAEGVVPIANEDDAVSLTNSMFSDNDELASLVAELTKADKLIILTDTDGLFTGHPDDKDTEVIQNVSVDQNVEKYIKTIDKGEAEGRGGMGSKLNIAKQTASKNIPTYIANGKRKRVILDIVEGKSVGTKISV, encoded by the coding sequence ATGTATAAACAGAGAGTAGTTATAAAAGTAGGTACCAATGTAATGACCAATAAGGATAACAGGATAGTAAAACCTGTCCTTGATCATTTGGTACAACAAATAGCAGAATTGTACGAACGCAATATCATGTCTGTTTTGGTTTCTTCGGGATCGGTTATAGCGGGCATGGAGGTAATGGGGGAGAGTCAGATTACGGACAAGGCCACAAGGCGACAAGTGTATTCGGCCATTGGACAACCAAGGATGATGCGCCATTACTATAATATATTTCAAGATTATGGAATGAAGTGTGCCCAAGTGTTGGCAACCAAAAGGGATTTTAACCCTGGGAGCCATCGAGATAATATGATCAATTGTTATGAAGGCTTATTGGCAGAAGGCGTGGTGCCCATTGCCAATGAGGATGATGCCGTTTCCTTGACCAATTCCATGTTCTCGGACAATGATGAGTTGGCAAGTCTGGTAGCGGAACTTACGAAAGCGGATAAGTTGATTATCCTTACCGATACGGACGGATTATTTACAGGACACCCTGATGATAAGGATACCGAAGTAATACAGAATGTAAGCGTGGACCAGAATGTGGAGAAATATATAAAGACCATAGATAAAGGTGAAGCAGAAGGTAGGGGAGGTATGGGCTCCAAGTTGAACATCGCCAAACAGACTGCTTCCAAGAATATCCCGACCTATATTGCCAATGGGAAAAGAAAGCGGGTTATTCTGGATATTGTGGAAGGAAAGAGCGTGGGTACCAAGATTTCGGTATAA
- a CDS encoding precorrin-2 dehydrogenase/sirohydrochlorin ferrochelatase family protein, with product MERNELYPVFLKVSQLNVLIVGGGNVGLEKLTFMLKSSPNAKVEMVAPEFLEATLELAKKHQVKITKDVYDKSYLEGRHLVIATTDKVDVNEQVYHDCRERHILVNVADNPPFCDFYMGGIVTKGNVKVAISTNGKSPTTAKRLRQFFEDVIPENIDDLVKNLNEFRKTIKGDFEEKVETLNEFTKGLVNKKKD from the coding sequence ATGGAAAGGAATGAATTGTACCCTGTTTTTTTAAAGGTATCACAGCTTAATGTCCTTATTGTGGGAGGGGGTAACGTTGGTCTGGAAAAACTGACTTTTATGCTCAAATCCAGTCCTAACGCCAAAGTAGAAATGGTGGCACCGGAATTTTTGGAGGCAACATTGGAACTTGCCAAAAAACATCAGGTTAAGATAACCAAGGATGTGTATGACAAAAGCTATTTGGAAGGACGCCATTTGGTTATTGCCACTACCGATAAAGTCGATGTAAACGAACAGGTATATCACGATTGCCGGGAAAGGCATATCCTTGTGAACGTTGCCGATAATCCACCTTTTTGTGATTTTTACATGGGCGGGATCGTAACCAAGGGCAATGTAAAGGTGGCCATCTCCACCAATGGCAAATCGCCCACTACGGCTAAACGCCTACGACAGTTTTTTGAGGATGTAATTCCAGAAAATATTGATGATTTGGTAAAAAACCTAAACGAATTCCGAAAAACAATAAAAGGGGATTTTGAGGAAAAAGTGGAGACCTTGAACGAGTTTACAAAAGGATTGGTGAATAAGAAAAAGGATTAA
- a CDS encoding glutamate-5-semialdehyde dehydrogenase: MILLNTDIKNKVLQSMMKILDSKRNEIIAANQKDLDLFDKADRAMYDRLIVDDKKVDGMIAAIQEVLQQQDPVGKIKSEQALENGLKIENKTAPFGTIMIIYESRPDVTIEAAVLAFKANNKILLKGGKEAVNSNIVLEKCWHLALEENGLDTQWIQLLHMNREETQEFLRNPTEKLDLIVPRGGERLIAFVKEHAKCAVLVSGRGNNFLFVDKDADWAQSLEVILNAKTQKISACNALDKILVDVNIDDYSNKIKELNAILKEQGVSVVVDSKVAELLPENTVVKEDSIWYEEFLAMKCVVGAVVDLEEAVQKINNFSGGHSATIMTRNKQLAMEFMDQVDSAAVYHNASTRFTDGGQMGVGAELAISTDKLHHRGPLGLEQLVTNKYYVYGDGQVRMS, encoded by the coding sequence ATGATATTATTAAATACAGATATTAAGAATAAAGTATTGCAATCCATGATGAAGATTTTGGATAGCAAAAGGAACGAAATAATAGCCGCCAATCAAAAAGATCTTGATCTTTTTGATAAGGCGGATAGGGCCATGTACGATAGGCTTATAGTGGATGATAAAAAGGTAGACGGAATGATTGCAGCTATACAAGAGGTGCTGCAACAGCAAGATCCGGTAGGCAAAATAAAATCGGAACAAGCCCTTGAAAACGGATTGAAAATTGAGAATAAAACGGCGCCTTTTGGGACCATAATGATTATTTACGAATCCAGACCGGATGTTACCATAGAAGCTGCGGTTTTGGCCTTTAAAGCCAACAATAAAATTTTGTTGAAGGGCGGAAAAGAGGCCGTAAACAGCAATATTGTTTTAGAGAAATGTTGGCATTTGGCGCTAGAGGAAAATGGTTTGGATACCCAATGGATCCAACTTCTTCATATGAATAGGGAGGAGACCCAGGAGTTTTTGAGGAATCCTACTGAAAAGTTGGACTTAATCGTGCCCAGAGGCGGTGAGCGGTTGATCGCTTTTGTTAAAGAGCACGCCAAATGTGCAGTATTGGTCAGCGGAAGGGGAAATAATTTTCTGTTTGTAGATAAGGATGCGGATTGGGCACAAAGTTTAGAGGTAATCCTCAATGCAAAGACCCAAAAGATATCGGCCTGTAATGCCTTGGATAAAATCCTGGTCGATGTTAATATCGATGATTATTCCAACAAGATAAAGGAGCTCAATGCTATCTTAAAGGAGCAGGGAGTCTCAGTTGTAGTAGATAGCAAGGTGGCCGAGCTGCTACCTGAAAATACCGTTGTGAAAGAAGACTCTATTTGGTATGAAGAATTCTTGGCCATGAAGTGTGTGGTTGGGGCAGTAGTGGATTTGGAAGAAGCTGTTCAAAAAATCAACAATTTTTCAGGAGGGCATTCCGCAACCATTATGACTCGAAATAAGCAACTGGCCATGGAGTTCATGGATCAGGTGGATAGTGCTGCCGTATACCACAACGCCTCTACCAGATTTACGGATGGTGGACAAATGGGTGTTGGTGCGGAACTGGCAATCAGTACGGACAAACTGCACCATAGGGGTCCACTGGGACTGGAGCAGTTGGTAACCAACAAATATTACGTTTATGGGGATGGGCAGGTAAGAATGTCCTAA
- a CDS encoding GH92 family glycosyl hydrolase, with product MKNLILSLLFLCTWILSGQEPVDYVNPLVGTDSKPSMSNGNTYPAIAMPWGMNFWTPQTGKMGDGWAYTYAADKLRGFKQTHQPSPWMNDYGQFAIMPLTGKLRFTEDDRASWYSHKSEIVKPHYYSVYLADHDITTEITPTERAAMFRFTFPENENSHVVLDALDKGSYVKIIPSERKIIGYTTKNSGGVPENFKNYFVMVFDKDFESTKTFSGEQLLEGMEIETDHAGAIVSFKTNRGEVVIAKVASSFIGYDQAELNLKELGTDNFDTIKQNGRKAWNKELGRIKVEGGSVDQFRTFYSCLYRSLLFPRKFYEYDANGNVVHYSPYNGQVLPGYMFTDTGFWDTFRALFPFLNLMYPELNSQIQEGLANAYKEGGWLPEWGSPGLRNVMVGNNSASVVADAYLKIGNNQNYDIATLYEALIHGANNAGPLTAVGRAGVDYYNKLGYVPYDVEINENAARTLEYAYDDFTIYQLAKALNKPKKEINLYKKRSLNYKNLFDPETKLMRGKNKNGEFMAPFNPFKWGDAFTEGNSWHYTWSVFHDIQGLANLMGGNEAFAAKLDEVFSLPPVFDESYYGFVIHEIREMQVANMGQYAHGNQPIQHMPYLYNFAGQPWKTQYWVRETMDRMYTPAPDGYCGDEDNGQTSAWYVFSAMGFYPVCPGTDQYVLGAPLFQKTTLRLQNGKEISINAPKNSDTNKYVDELTLNGKTYSKNWLSHKELMQGAVLDFKMSDIPNKTRGTKTEDFPFSLSNEK from the coding sequence ATGAAAAATTTAATTTTATCCCTTTTATTTCTATGTACTTGGATATTAAGCGGACAAGAACCAGTGGACTACGTTAATCCCTTAGTGGGCACAGATTCTAAGCCCAGCATGTCCAACGGAAACACCTATCCTGCCATAGCCATGCCATGGGGAATGAACTTTTGGACCCCACAAACGGGGAAAATGGGCGATGGCTGGGCATATACCTATGCTGCGGATAAATTAAGGGGTTTTAAACAAACCCATCAACCTTCCCCATGGATGAACGATTATGGTCAGTTTGCCATTATGCCACTTACGGGAAAATTACGCTTCACGGAAGACGATAGGGCCAGTTGGTATTCGCATAAATCAGAAATCGTAAAGCCACATTACTACAGTGTATATTTGGCCGATCATGATATAACCACCGAAATTACCCCCACTGAAAGAGCTGCCATGTTCAGGTTCACCTTTCCAGAAAATGAAAATTCACATGTGGTACTCGATGCCTTGGACAAAGGCTCCTATGTAAAAATTATTCCAAGCGAACGCAAAATAATAGGATATACCACCAAGAATAGCGGCGGGGTACCAGAAAATTTTAAAAACTACTTTGTGATGGTCTTTGATAAGGATTTCGAATCCACCAAGACTTTTAGCGGGGAGCAACTTTTGGAAGGCATGGAGATTGAAACCGACCACGCCGGTGCCATTGTCAGCTTTAAAACAAACAGAGGCGAGGTCGTTATCGCCAAAGTAGCCTCCTCTTTTATTGGCTATGACCAGGCCGAATTGAATCTAAAGGAGCTTGGCACCGATAATTTTGATACCATAAAACAAAATGGAAGGAAAGCTTGGAACAAGGAACTGGGAAGAATTAAGGTAGAAGGCGGAAGTGTAGATCAATTTAGGACTTTTTATTCCTGTCTATATAGATCCTTGTTGTTCCCTAGAAAGTTCTATGAATATGATGCTAACGGAAATGTAGTGCATTACAGTCCTTATAATGGCCAAGTACTTCCCGGCTATATGTTTACCGACACTGGGTTTTGGGATACTTTTAGGGCCCTTTTCCCCTTTCTAAACCTCATGTACCCAGAACTTAACTCACAGATACAGGAAGGCCTTGCCAATGCCTATAAAGAAGGTGGCTGGTTACCCGAATGGGGTAGTCCAGGCCTAAGAAATGTGATGGTGGGCAACAATTCCGCTTCCGTTGTAGCGGATGCCTATTTAAAAATTGGAAACAATCAAAATTATGACATTGCCACATTGTACGAAGCCTTGATCCATGGTGCCAATAACGCAGGTCCACTGACAGCAGTTGGACGGGCCGGAGTGGATTATTACAATAAACTCGGCTATGTCCCCTATGATGTGGAAATCAATGAAAATGCAGCCAGAACCTTGGAATACGCCTATGACGATTTCACCATTTATCAGTTGGCAAAAGCCTTGAACAAACCTAAAAAGGAAATCAACCTATATAAAAAGCGAAGTCTAAATTATAAAAACTTGTTCGACCCGGAAACCAAATTAATGCGTGGAAAGAATAAGAACGGTGAATTTATGGCCCCCTTTAATCCTTTTAAATGGGGGGACGCCTTTACCGAAGGCAATAGCTGGCATTACACCTGGTCCGTTTTTCACGACATTCAGGGCTTGGCAAATTTAATGGGTGGAAACGAAGCCTTTGCCGCCAAGTTGGATGAAGTATTTTCCCTGCCTCCAGTTTTTGACGAGAGTTATTACGGCTTTGTAATTCATGAGATACGGGAAATGCAGGTGGCAAATATGGGACAATATGCCCATGGTAACCAACCAATACAGCACATGCCCTATTTATATAATTTTGCGGGACAGCCATGGAAGACCCAATATTGGGTTAGGGAAACCATGGATAGGATGTACACCCCGGCACCGGACGGCTATTGCGGGGATGAGGACAATGGACAAACCTCAGCCTGGTATGTATTCTCTGCCATGGGATTCTATCCGGTTTGCCCAGGAACAGATCAATATGTATTGGGAGCCCCATTGTTCCAAAAAACAACGCTTAGGCTTCAGAATGGGAAAGAAATCAGCATTAACGCCCCCAAGAACAGTGATACCAACAAATATGTGGACGAACTCACCCTAAACGGAAAGACCTATTCCAAAAACTGGTTGAGCCACAAGGAATTGATGCAGGGGGCTGTTTTGGATTTTAAAATGTCGGACATTCCTAACAAGACTAGGGGAACTAAAACTGAGGATTTTCCTTTTTCACTTTCCAATGAAAAATAA